The Gammaproteobacteria bacterium genome contains a region encoding:
- a CDS encoding redoxin domain-containing protein — translation MAPDFELPGATRFGVLQDPVRLSDYRGETVVLAFFFRVRTRGUTVQMTAYRDQYASLFNEGRNVVVVGISNDSPEELGSWLKDEDFPFLFLSDAGTEGATYEAFGGGKRDNNMVDSRSVIVVGPDGRIAGVIPQFAQVDPTAYEELAAMVDEATPEP, via the coding sequence ATGGCTCCCGACTTCGAGCTGCCTGGGGCCACCCGCTTCGGCGTGCTGCAGGACCCGGTTCGACTCAGCGACTACCGGGGAGAAACCGTCGTCCTCGCCTTCTTCTTCCGCGTTCGAACACGTGGCTGAACGGTGCAGATGACAGCGTACCGTGATCAGTACGCAAGCTTGTTCAACGAAGGCCGGAACGTCGTCGTCGTCGGCATCTCCAACGACAGTCCCGAAGAGCTGGGCTCCTGGCTCAAGGACGAGGACTTCCCCTTCCTGTTCCTCAGCGATGCCGGAACCGAAGGCGCCACATACGAGGCGTTCGGCGGCGGCAAGCGCGACAACAACATGGTCGACAGCCGCTCGGTCATCGTGGTCGGGCCGGACGGCCGCATCGCCGGGGTGATCCCCCAGTTCGCCCAGGTGGACCCGACCGCCTACGAGGAGCTGGCGGCCATGGTCGACGAGGCCACGCCCGAGCCGTAG
- a CDS encoding glutamate synthase subunit beta — protein MGKVTGFKEFAREAAPYRDPATRIRDFDEIYTPHADERLQTQGARCMDCGVPFCQSDDGCPVYNLIPEWNDLVYRGRWREALDRLHRTNNFPEVTGRVCPAPCEGSCVLGIADPPVTIKNIEMAIADRGFDEGWVRAHPPSARTGKSVAVVGSGPAGLAAAAQLNSAGHRVTVYERDDRIGGLLMYGIPNMKLDKGIVERRVSLLREEGVEFVTNANVADGGGGSLDVRQLRRRFDALLLATGATRARDLPVGGRELPGIHFAMEYLTDSIQAGLGDHPPRIPANGLDVVVIGGGDTGTDCIGTSLRQSCRRLINFELLARPPAERAPDNPWPAWPLIFRVEYGHEESIAHLGHDPRVYAISAESFFAGPDGKVAGVRTLDVTFHGGRLRKIPGSQREWSADLVLLSMGFLGPEHAPAEPLGIEYDEHSNYAAEFGAYATNVDGVFAAGDCRRGQSLVVWAIREGREAAREIDRWLMGETRLP, from the coding sequence ATGGGCAAGGTCACCGGCTTCAAGGAGTTCGCGCGCGAGGCGGCCCCCTACCGCGACCCGGCCACGCGCATCCGGGATTTCGACGAGATCTACACCCCGCATGCCGATGAGCGCCTGCAGACCCAGGGGGCGCGCTGCATGGATTGCGGCGTGCCGTTCTGCCAGTCGGACGACGGCTGCCCGGTCTACAACCTGATCCCGGAGTGGAACGACCTCGTCTACCGGGGGCGCTGGCGCGAGGCGCTCGATCGCCTGCACCGGACCAACAACTTCCCGGAGGTCACGGGCCGGGTGTGTCCCGCTCCCTGCGAAGGCTCCTGCGTCCTCGGCATCGCCGATCCCCCCGTCACCATCAAGAACATCGAGATGGCGATCGCCGACCGGGGCTTCGACGAGGGGTGGGTGCGGGCTCACCCGCCGTCCGCGCGCACCGGCAAGAGCGTGGCGGTCGTGGGTTCGGGCCCGGCGGGTTTGGCGGCGGCGGCCCAACTCAACTCCGCGGGGCACCGGGTGACGGTCTACGAACGCGATGACCGCATCGGCGGCCTGCTCATGTACGGAATCCCCAACATGAAGCTCGACAAGGGAATCGTGGAGCGCCGCGTTTCGCTCCTGCGCGAGGAGGGAGTCGAATTCGTGACCAACGCGAACGTGGCCGATGGCGGCGGCGGGTCGCTGGACGTCCGTCAACTGAGGAGGCGCTTCGACGCCCTGCTCCTGGCCACGGGCGCCACTCGCGCGCGCGATCTGCCGGTGGGCGGACGCGAGCTGCCCGGCATCCACTTCGCCATGGAGTACCTCACCGACAGCATACAGGCGGGGCTTGGCGATCATCCGCCCAGAATCCCCGCGAACGGCCTTGATGTCGTCGTCATCGGCGGGGGCGATACCGGCACCGACTGCATCGGGACCTCCCTGCGCCAGTCGTGCCGCCGCCTGATCAACTTCGAACTCCTGGCGAGGCCGCCCGCTGAACGCGCCCCCGACAATCCCTGGCCTGCCTGGCCGCTCATCTTCCGCGTGGAATACGGGCACGAGGAGTCGATCGCACATCTCGGACACGATCCGCGGGTCTACGCGATCTCGGCGGAGAGCTTTTTCGCGGGACCGGACGGCAAGGTCGCGGGCGTACGCACGCTCGACGTCACCTTCCATGGCGGCCGCCTGCGCAAGATTCCAGGGAGCCAGCGCGAGTGGAGCGCGGATCTCGTCCTTCTTTCGATGGGGTTTCTGGGCCCCGAGCACGCGCCTGCGGAGCCACTGGGCATCGAATACGACGAGCACTCCAACTACGCCGCCGAGTTCGGTGCCTACGCGACGAACGTGGACGGCGTGTTCGCCGCCGGGGACTGCCGACGCGGACAGTCGCTGGTGGTGTGGGCCATCCGCGAAGGACGCGAGGCCGCGCGCGAAATCGACCGCTGGCTGATGGGCGAGACGCGGCTGCCCTGA
- a CDS encoding VOC family protein produces MLMCADVRASVRFYRDVLGFEVVDRMDDVGATGFASLRNGAAQIMLASPTYIPRAPRVEGRYPQAAYYFYVEDADALRAAVVDAGWPATECVDRFYGLREFEVADPEGHVLLFGQDIGPVREGAHAGQHSPAT; encoded by the coding sequence ATGCTGATGTGCGCCGACGTGCGGGCATCGGTGCGCTTCTATCGCGATGTGCTCGGGTTCGAGGTGGTTGACCGCATGGACGATGTGGGCGCCACCGGCTTCGCGTCGTTGCGCAACGGTGCTGCGCAGATCATGCTGGCGAGCCCGACCTACATCCCGCGGGCTCCGAGGGTCGAGGGACGTTATCCGCAGGCGGCCTACTACTTCTACGTGGAGGATGCGGATGCGTTGAGAGCGGCAGTCGTGGATGCCGGATGGCCGGCGACCGAATGCGTCGACCGGTTCTACGGGTTGCGAGAGTTCGAGGTGGCGGATCCGGAGGGACATGTGCTGCTGTTCGGGCAGGACATCGGTCCGGTGCGGGAGGGGGCCCATGCAGGTCAGCACAGTCCGGCGACCTGA